GCAGGCGCACAAATCCTGTTCGTCGCATTCGGGGCGCTGGTGCTGGTCCCGCTGCTGACCGGCCTGAACCCTGCCATGGCGCTGCTGGGCGGCGGCATTGGCACCCTGCTGTTCCAACTGTGTACCGGCCGCAAGGTGCCGATCTTCCTCGGTTCCTCGTTCGCCTTTATTGCCCCCATCATCTATGCGACCCAGACCTGGGGCCTGCCGTCGACCATGTTCGGCCTGTTCGCTGCCGGCTTCATGTACTTCGTGTTCGCCGCGCTGGTGCGCTGGCGCGGCGTCGGCGCCGTGAACAAGCTGCTGCCGCCGGTGGTCATCGGTCCGGTCATCATGATCATCGGCCTGTCGGTCGCCACCGTGGCCAGCAACATGGCCATGGGTCGCGCCGGTGGCGAGCAGGTGATCCCGTACGCTGACGCCCTGCTGCTGGCTGCCGTGTCGCTGGCCACCACCATTGTCGTGGCGATCTTCGCCCGCGGCATCTTCCGTCTGGTACCGATCCTGTCCGGCGTGATCGTCGGCTATGTCGTCGCCTCGTTCATGGGACTGGTCGACTTCGGCAAGATCGCCGATGCGCCGTGGTTCGCCATGCCGCACTTCATCACCCCGGAAGTGAACTGGGCCGCGGCGCTGTTCATGCTGCCGGTCGCCATCGCGCCGGCCATCGAGCATATCGGCGGCGTCATGGCCATTGGCGGCGTGACCGGAACCGACTACACCAAGACCCCGGGCCTGCACCGCACGCTGGCAGGCGACGGGCTGGGCGTCTGTCTCGCCGGTCTGATCGGCGGCCCGCCGGTCACCACCTATGCCGAAGTTACCGGCGCGGTGATGATCACCCGCAACTTCAATCCGGTCATCATGACCTGGGCGGCGCTGTTCGCCATCGTGCTGGCCTTCTTCGGCAAGTTCAATGCGCTGCTGCAGTCGATTCCGATGCCGGTCATGGGCGGCATCATGGTGCTGCTGTTCGGCACCATCGCCAGCATCGGCCTGAAGACGCTGATCGAATCCAAGGTCGACCTGATGGCGCCGAAGAACCTGGTCATCGTGTCGGTGGTGCTGACCTGCGGTATCGGCGCGCTCGAACTCAAGCTCGGCAGCTTCACCCTGGTCGGCGTCGGCCTGTGCTCGGTCCTGGCCATCCTGCTGAACTGGATCCTGCCGTCGGCGAAAAGCCACGAAGGCATCAGTGAAGGGCAGGACGTCTGACACCTGCAGACAAAAAAGGGGGGAGGCCCGCAAGCCTCCCCCCTTTTTGCATTTTCAGTTTCCTGCCATCAGCACGGCACATCCGCATTGCGACGCGCGTAGTACCACCAGTTGACCAGCAGGCAGCTCAGGTAGAAGCCGATGAACGCGTACAGCGCCGCATCGACCCCGCCGGTCATCGCGATCGAGGTACCAAAGCTCTTCGGGATGAAGAAGCCGCCATAGGCGCCAACCGCTGCCGAGAAGCCCAGCACCGCAGCCGATTCCTTAGTGGCTTCGGCACGGGCAGCGGTAACCGACGACGGCGTCCGCCGCTCATGGAAGGTCTGGAAGATCACCGGCACCTGCATGAAGGTCGAACCGTTGCCGACACCGGTCAGCGCGAACAGCGCCAGGAAGCTGCCGAGGAACAGGCTGAAGCTGCCGCCGGCACCATGCTGAGGCAACGCCGCCAGCACACCGAACACGGCAACAATCATCAGCACAAAGGTCCACTGCGTGACCCGCGCACCGCCGAGCTTGTCCGAGATCCAGCCGCCAAGCGGACGGGCCAGTGCGCCGACCAGCGGGCCGAGGAAGGCGAAGCGGGTCGGGTCGACATCAGGGAACTGGCCCTTGATCAGCAGCGGGAAACCGGCCGAGAAACCGATGAACGAGCCGAAGGTACCGACATACAGCCAGCACATCAGCCAGTTGTGCTTGCGGCGGAAAATCACAGCCTGGTCGGAGAACGAAGCCTTGGCGTCGGCGATGTCATTCATGCCGAACCACGATGCCAGCGTCGACAGCACGATGAACGGCACCCAGATAAAGCCGGCATTCTGCAGCCAGACCATCTTGCTGACGTCGCCCTTGATCCAGGTCTGCCCTTCGCCGCCCAGGGCGCCGAACACACCGACGGTCATCACCAGCGGCACGATGAACTGCATCACCGACACGCCAAGGTTGCCGAGACCGGCGTTCAGGCCCAGCGCCGTGCCCTTTTCCGCCTTGGGGAAGAAGAAGCTGATATTGGCCATCGACGAGCTGAAGTTGCCGCCGCCAAAGCCGCACAGCAGCGCCAGTACCAGCATCGTGGTGTAGCTGGTGCTGGCATCCTGCACCGCATAACCGATGCCGATGGCCGGAATCAGCAGCGTCGCGGTGGACAGCGCGGTCCAGCGCCGGCCGCCGAACACCGGCACCATGAACGAGTAGAAAATCCGCAGTGTGGCACCGGACAGCGACGGCAGCGCCGCCAGCCAGAACAGCTGGTTCTGCGAGTAGTTGAAGCCGATATTCGGCAGGTTGACCACCAGGATGCTCCACAGTACCCAGATGGCGAACGCCAGCAGCAGGGCGGGAATGGAGATCCACAGATTGCGGCGGGCAACCGCCTTGCCGGTGGACTGCCAGAAGTCGGTGTTTTCCGGCTCCCAGCGCTTCAGTACGTATTCAGCCATGGCAAATCTCTCTTCAATGGGGCGATCAGGCAGCGGCGCGGGCGGCTTCCAGCTCGCGGGCGAGCGGTTTGAACGAGTAGTGCATCCAGACCAGTGACACGGCAGCGGTGCCGTACAGCAGCATGAAGCAGCTGGAGCGAATGCCGGTCAGGTCGACCAGCGCACCGAACAGGATCGGCAGGATGAAGCCGCCGAGACCGCCGGCCAGCCCGACCACGCCGGAAACGGCGCCGATGTTGTCGGTGAAATCATCGGAGATGAACTTGAACACCGACGCCTTGCCGACGGCCATGGCGATCCCGGCCACGAACATCACGCCGGTGAACAGCCACGAATTCAGGCCGATATGCAGCGACTGCGGGCCGTTGATGGTGGCGATCACCATCTCCGTCTGCGGATAGGACAGGATGAAGAAGCACGCCAGCAGCACCCACATCACCCACCAGGTGGTCTTGTAGGCCCCGATGCGGTCGCTCATCCAGCCGCCGATGGCACGCAGCACACCGCCCGGCAGCGAGAAGCAGGCGGCGAGGAAGGCCGCGTGCTTGATATCGAAGCCGTACTCGCCGACGTAGTACTTGGTCATCCACAGCGACAGACCGACATAGCCGCCGAACACCACCGAGTAGTACTGGCTGTAGCGCCAGACGCGCGGGTCCTTCAGCACTTTCAGCTGTTCGGCCACCGTTACGCCCTTGCCGACCACGTGCTTCGGATCATGGAAGCTGAAGCACCAGAACAGGAGCGCCGTTACCAGCATCACGCCGGCGTACACCTTCGGCACCAGGGTCCAGCCGGCAGCGGCGATCAGGGCCGGTGCCACGAATTTGTTGACGGCGGCACCGGAGTTGCCGGCCCCGAACACCCCCATGGCCAGCCCCTGCTGGTCGCGGCGGAACCAGCGCGCAACATACGGAGTGCCAACCGAGAACGTGCCGCCGGCCAGACCGATGAACAGGCCGATCACGATGAAATGCCAGTAGGCGGTCGCATACTCCATCACGTAGATGGGGATGACCGTGGACAGCATCAGGATGAACATGACGATGCGACCGCCAAAGCGGTCGGTCCACATGCCGAGCGGCACGCGGATCAGGGAACCGGACAGGACCGGCGTGGCCGCCAGAATGCCGAACTCGGTCTCGTTGAGCCCGAGCTGCTGCTTCAACGGAATGCCGACCACACCCAGCATCATCCACACCATGAAACAGACGGTAAACGACCAGGTGCTCGACGCCAGTACCGCATATTGCTTGTATCGTTGCGAAGCCATTTCTGGGCCTCTCCCTACCGGGAATGGGGTTTTTGACCTGAGCGAGTCTATGCCTGCACCAGATCGGCCCCCATTCCCCGGAAGGTGTGACAGACAGTGAATTCGGGCTAGTTATATATACTCCTTTGGAGCTATTCGACGCCGCCGGTACCCCTGGCCGGGTGCGGACAATGATCCCCCAGCCGCAATGGTGTAAAATCCGGCACAATTTTCAGCCAGAGGCCCGCCATGAGCATCAAATCGGACAAGTGGATTCGCCGGATGGCGGAAGAGCACGACATGATCTCCCCGTTCGAGCCGGACCTGGTCCGTCAGGTGAACGGGCAGAAGGTCATCTCTTTCGGGACGTCCAGCTACGGCTACGACATCCGCTGCGCCGACGAATTCAAGGTCTTCACCAATATCAATTCGACCGTGGTCGATCCGAAGAACTTCGACGAAAAATGCTTCGTCGACATCAAGGGCGACTACTGCATCATCCCGCCGAACTCGTTTGCGCTGGCGCGCACGGTCGAGTACTTCCGCATTCCGCGCAAGGTGCTGACGGTCTGCCTCGGCAAATCGACCTATGCGCGCTGCGGCATCGTGGTCAACGTGACGCCGTTCGAGCCGGAATGGGAAGGCTATGTGACGCTGGAGTTCTCCAACACCACGCCGCTGCCGGCCAAGATCTACGCCAACGAAGGCATCGCCCAGGTGCTGTTCTTCGAGAGCGACGAAGAGTGCGAAGTGTCGTACAAGGACCGCGACGGCAAGTACATGGGCCAGCACGGCGTGACCCTGCCGCGCCCCTGAGCGGCATCGGCGCGACGGACGGTGCGGCGTTTCGCTCGACTTCCGTCCGCCATGGTCTAACTTTGATGCTGGTGGATCCGGATCCGCCCCGGCCCTGCCCGTCACCGGCACGGCCGGCACCGGGATCCGCCATCTCCAGACGTCATTGCATTGGAGCGTTGCAGTCCCCCTTGCTGCGGCGCTCTTTTTTTGCCCGCTCGTCACGCACCGCCTATGATCGGAACCATCGTCATTCCCTGTCAGGCCCGATCAGATGGCAACCGTCATGCAATGGGAGCAACTGCTCTCCACCCGCCGTTTCAAGCATGTCGACGGTCGCATCGAGCCCAGCCGGTCCCTGCCGGGCGAGCCGGATGCCGGGCTGCGCAGCGACTTCCATGTCGACCACGACCGGGTGGTGTTCTCGAGCGCCTTCCGCCGGCTGGGACGCAAGACCCAGGTTCACCCGCTGGCCCAGAACGACCATACCCATAACCGGCTGACGCACAGCGTCGAAGTCGCCTGCGTCGGCCGCAGCCTCGGCAACCGCGTCGGCGCCATGCTGGCCATGGACAACCGGCTGCCGGCCGGCTACTCGGCCTTCGATATCGGCGCCATCGTCCAGGTCGCCTGCCTCGCCCACGACATCGGCAATCCGCCATTCGGCCATACCGGCGAGGATGCACTGCGGGTCTGGTTCCGCCATCCGGACCATGCGCGCTATCTGGTCGGGCTCAGCGATGCCGAGCGCCAGGACATCCAGACCTTCGAGGGCAATGCGCACAGCCTGCGCATGGTGTCGTCACTGGAGATGTACGGCCGTGAAGGCGGCATGCGCCTGACTTCGGCCTCACTCGGCGCACTGACCAAGTATCCGTGGACCTCGGACACCTTTCCGGCACGCGGCAAGTTCAACCTGTATCGCTCCGAACTCGATTACTTCGCGGCCGTGGCCACCGAACTCGGGCTGCCCCGGCACGGGCAGCATCACTGGGCACGCCATCCGCTGGTCTACCTGATGGAAGCGGCGGACGACATCTGCTACGCGATTCTCGACCTGGAAGACGCCGTCGAAATCGACATCATCGATGTGCGGGAATTCGAAGCGCTGCTGACGCCACTGGCCGAAATCGACCGTGTCTGGAGCACCGACGACCCGCGGCAGAAGTGCGCGATGCTGCGCGGCATGGCCGTCGGCAAGTGCGTCAGCAATGTCGCCGACCGCTTCATGGCCCACCACGATGCGCTGCTCGACGGTGAATTCGCGGCCAAGGACCTGCTGGCGGTCTGCACCGGGCGGGTCAGCGATGCGCTGAGTGCAGCCAAGGAACTGGCCAGCCGCAAGGTCTACCGCCACCCGAGCAAACTGGTCACCGAAATTGCCGCCTACCCGTGCCTGGCCACCCTGCTGGATATTCTTGTCCCGTCCGCCCATGCGTATATCAGCCATCCCCAGCGGACACTCAGCCCGCGCGACGCGACCCACCTGGCGCTGCTGACGCCAAGGCTGGAAGCGGATGATTCGCTGTATCAGGCCTACATGAAGATCCTCGATTTCATCGGCGGCATGACCGACAACCATGCGGCGCGGCTGGCGCGGCAATTGTCCGGCGTCGGGCTGGTCTGAGAATGCCCGGCAGCCGCTAACCGGTATTGGGCATTCATCTCATCCTGACAGGCAGCGAGCCATGAAAGAAGCCCCCGTGCATGGCACGGGGGCTTCTTTGCGTATCCGTCACGATCGCCACGCACCAATGAAAGAAGCCCTCGTACAGGGTACGAGGGCTTCAGTATAGGACCTGGCGGTGACCTACTTTCGCATGGGCAAGTGCCACACTATCATCGGCGCAAAGCAGTTTCACGGTCCTGTTCGGGATGGGAAGGGGTGGTTCCCGCTCGCTATGGCCGCCAGGGTAAAAGGTTGGTCGCCGGGACTTATCCCAACAACCAGAAACAGAAGAAGCAACAACTTCAAGTCAGATTTTGCGTATCGCTCGCTCACACAGCCGAATGTCTCGACTTATAGGATCAAGCCGCACGGGCAATTAGTATCG
This Microvirgula aerodenitrificans DSM 15089 DNA region includes the following protein-coding sequences:
- a CDS encoding MFS transporter — its product is MASQRYKQYAVLASSTWSFTVCFMVWMMLGVVGIPLKQQLGLNETEFGILAATPVLSGSLIRVPLGMWTDRFGGRIVMFILMLSTVIPIYVMEYATAYWHFIVIGLFIGLAGGTFSVGTPYVARWFRRDQQGLAMGVFGAGNSGAAVNKFVAPALIAAAGWTLVPKVYAGVMLVTALLFWCFSFHDPKHVVGKGVTVAEQLKVLKDPRVWRYSQYYSVVFGGYVGLSLWMTKYYVGEYGFDIKHAAFLAACFSLPGGVLRAIGGWMSDRIGAYKTTWWVMWVLLACFFILSYPQTEMVIATINGPQSLHIGLNSWLFTGVMFVAGIAMAVGKASVFKFISDDFTDNIGAVSGVVGLAGGLGGFILPILFGALVDLTGIRSSCFMLLYGTAAVSLVWMHYSFKPLARELEAARAAA
- a CDS encoding uracil-xanthine permease family protein; this translates as MIQHLKQAVAGAQILFVAFGALVLVPLLTGLNPAMALLGGGIGTLLFQLCTGRKVPIFLGSSFAFIAPIIYATQTWGLPSTMFGLFAAGFMYFVFAALVRWRGVGAVNKLLPPVVIGPVIMIIGLSVATVASNMAMGRAGGEQVIPYADALLLAAVSLATTIVVAIFARGIFRLVPILSGVIVGYVVASFMGLVDFGKIADAPWFAMPHFITPEVNWAAALFMLPVAIAPAIEHIGGVMAIGGVTGTDYTKTPGLHRTLAGDGLGVCLAGLIGGPPVTTYAEVTGAVMITRNFNPVIMTWAALFAIVLAFFGKFNALLQSIPMPVMGGIMVLLFGTIASIGLKTLIESKVDLMAPKNLVIVSVVLTCGIGALELKLGSFTLVGVGLCSVLAILLNWILPSAKSHEGISEGQDV
- a CDS encoding deoxyguanosinetriphosphate triphosphohydrolase, producing the protein MATVMQWEQLLSTRRFKHVDGRIEPSRSLPGEPDAGLRSDFHVDHDRVVFSSAFRRLGRKTQVHPLAQNDHTHNRLTHSVEVACVGRSLGNRVGAMLAMDNRLPAGYSAFDIGAIVQVACLAHDIGNPPFGHTGEDALRVWFRHPDHARYLVGLSDAERQDIQTFEGNAHSLRMVSSLEMYGREGGMRLTSASLGALTKYPWTSDTFPARGKFNLYRSELDYFAAVATELGLPRHGQHHWARHPLVYLMEAADDICYAILDLEDAVEIDIIDVREFEALLTPLAEIDRVWSTDDPRQKCAMLRGMAVGKCVSNVADRFMAHHDALLDGEFAAKDLLAVCTGRVSDALSAAKELASRKVYRHPSKLVTEIAAYPCLATLLDILVPSAHAYISHPQRTLSPRDATHLALLTPRLEADDSLYQAYMKILDFIGGMTDNHAARLARQLSGVGLV
- a CDS encoding NarK family nitrate/nitrite MFS transporter, whose product is MAEYVLKRWEPENTDFWQSTGKAVARRNLWISIPALLLAFAIWVLWSILVVNLPNIGFNYSQNQLFWLAALPSLSGATLRIFYSFMVPVFGGRRWTALSTATLLIPAIGIGYAVQDASTSYTTMLVLALLCGFGGGNFSSSMANISFFFPKAEKGTALGLNAGLGNLGVSVMQFIVPLVMTVGVFGALGGEGQTWIKGDVSKMVWLQNAGFIWVPFIVLSTLASWFGMNDIADAKASFSDQAVIFRRKHNWLMCWLYVGTFGSFIGFSAGFPLLIKGQFPDVDPTRFAFLGPLVGALARPLGGWISDKLGGARVTQWTFVLMIVAVFGVLAALPQHGAGGSFSLFLGSFLALFALTGVGNGSTFMQVPVIFQTFHERRTPSSVTAARAEATKESAAVLGFSAAVGAYGGFFIPKSFGTSIAMTGGVDAALYAFIGFYLSCLLVNWWYYARRNADVPC
- the dcd gene encoding dCTP deaminase, whose translation is MSIKSDKWIRRMAEEHDMISPFEPDLVRQVNGQKVISFGTSSYGYDIRCADEFKVFTNINSTVVDPKNFDEKCFVDIKGDYCIIPPNSFALARTVEYFRIPRKVLTVCLGKSTYARCGIVVNVTPFEPEWEGYVTLEFSNTTPLPAKIYANEGIAQVLFFESDEECEVSYKDRDGKYMGQHGVTLPRP